One window of the Eucalyptus grandis isolate ANBG69807.140 chromosome 8, ASM1654582v1, whole genome shotgun sequence genome contains the following:
- the LOC104415540 gene encoding signal peptidase complex subunit 3B, with product MHSFGYRANALLTFALTILALMCAMASFSDNLNSPSPSAEIQILNINWFQRHPDGNDEVSLTLNITADLQSLFTWNTKQVFVFVAAEYETPKNSLNQVSLWDGIIPAKEHAKFWIQTPNKYRLIDQGGNLRGKEFNFTLHWHVMPKTGKMFADKIVMSGYRLPEEYR from the exons atgcACTCCTTCGGCTACCGGGCGAACGCCCTGCTGACGTTTGCCCTAACCATCCTGGCGCTGATGTGCGCCATGGCCTCCTTCTCCGACAACCTCAACTCCCCTTCTCCCTCCGCCGAAATCCag ATTTTGAATATTAATTGGTTTCAGAGACAtcctgatgggaatgatgag GTCAGCTTGACCTTGAATATAACGGCAGACTTGCAGTCCTTGTTTACATGGAACACTAAGCAG GTTTTCGTCTTTGTAGCAGCAGAATATGAAACCCCAAAGAATTCATTGAATCAG GTATCTTTGTGGGATGGCATTATCCCTGCCAAAGAGCATGCAAAGTTCTGGATCCAGACACCAAATAAGTATCGTCTAATTGACCAG GGAGGTAATCTTCGTGGCAAAGAATTCAACTTCACATTGCACTGGCATGTGATGCCGAAGACAGGAAAAATGTTTGCAGACAAAATAGTCATGTCGGGGTACCGCTTGCCAGAGGAATATAGATGA